From Mustela erminea isolate mMusErm1 chromosome 1, mMusErm1.Pri, whole genome shotgun sequence, a single genomic window includes:
- the USP19 gene encoding ubiquitin carboxyl-terminal hydrolase 19 isoform X3 yields MSGGASATGPRRGPPGLEEATSKKKQKDRANQESKDGDPRRGSASSREEQAKEELLLDWRQSADEVIVKLRVGAGPLRLEEVDAAFTDTDCVVRLPDGRQWGGVFYAEIESSCTKVQARKGGLLQLALPKKVPLLTWPSLLKKPLGTQEAVPGLRCQENGQEPSPIALEPGPEPRRAKQEARNQKRAQGRGEVGAGAGPGAQAGPSAKRAVHLRRGPEGEGSRDGPGPRGDAPPFLAETATQAEAEEQLRVPPLNPQTCLLGSEENLVLLAGEKTVSTRNDPVSPAMTRSRDPEKGDRSKEEMAVAADAITLVDGKEPESMVNLAFVKNDSYEKGPDSVVVHVYVKEIRRDTSRVLFREQDFTLIFQTRDGNFLRLHPGCGAHTIFRWQVKLRNLIEPEQCTFCFTASRIDICLRKRQSQRWGGLEAPAARVGGAKVAVPTGPTPLDSAPPGSAPHPLTGQEEARAVEKEKPKARSEDTGLDGVAARTPMEHVAPKPEPHLASPKPTCMVPPMPHSPVSGDSVEEEEEEEKKVCLPGFTGLVNLGNTCFMNSVIQSLSNTRELRDFFHDRSFEAEINYNNPLGTGGRLAIGFAVLLRALWKGTHHAFQPSKLKAIVASKASQFTGYAQHDAQEFMAFLLDGLHEDLNRIQNKPYTETVDSDGRPDEVVAEEAWQRHKMRNDSFIVDLFQGQYKSKLVCPVCAKVSITFDPFLYLPVPLPQKQKVLPVFYFAREPHSKPIKFLVSISKENSSASEVLDSLSQSVHVKPENLRLAEVIKNRFHRVFLPSHSLDTVSPSDTLLCFELLSPELAKERVVVLEVQQRPQVPSVPISKCAACQRKQQSEDEKLKRCTRCYRVGYCNQLCQKTHWPDHKGLCRPENIGYPFLVSVPASRLTYARLAQLLEGYARYSVSVFQPPFQPGRMALESQGPSCTTLLSTSSLEAGDSERDPIQPPELQLVTPVAEGDTGVPRAWAAPDRGPVPSTSGISSEVLASGPVEVGSLPAGERVSRPEAAVPGYQHPSEATNAHTPQFFIYKIDASNREQRLEDKGDSPLELGEDCSLALVWRNNERLQEFVLVASKELECAEDPGSAGEAARAGHFTLDQCLNLFTRPEVLAPEEAWYCPQCKQHREASKQLLLWRLPNVLIVQLKRFSFRSFIWRDKINDLVEFPVRNLDLSKFCIGQKEEQLPSYDLYAVINHYGGMIGGHYTACARLPNDRSSQRSDVGWRLFDDSTVTTVDESQVVTRYAYVLFYRRRNSPVERPPRAGHSEHHPDLSPAAEAAASQASRIWQELEAEEEPVPEGPVPLGPWGPQDWVGPPPRGPTTLDEGCLRYFVLGTMAALVALVLNMFYPLVSQSRWR; encoded by the exons ATGTCTGGCGGGGCCAGTGCCACGGGCCCAAGGAGAGGTCCCCCAGGATTGGAGGAGGCCACCAGtaagaagaagcagaaggatcGAGCAAACCAGGAGAGCAAGGATGGAGATCCTAGGAGAG GGTCAGCGTCCTCTCGGGAGGAGCAGGCCAAAGAGG AGTTGTTGCTTGACTGGAGGCAGAGTGCCGATGAGGTGATTGTCAAGCTGCGTGTGGGAGCGGGTCCCCTGCGGCTGGAGGAAGTGGATGCTGCTTTCACAGACACAGACTGTGTGGTGCGGCTTCCAG aTGGTCGGCAGTGGGGTGGTGTCTTCTATGCTGAGATAGAAAGTTCTTGCACCAAAGTACAAGCCCGTAAAGGTGGTCTCCTGCAGTTGGCACTGCCCAAGAAGGTGCCTCTGCTCACATGGCCCTCTCTTCTG AAGAAACCTCTAGGGACCCAGGAGGCGGTACCAGGGCTGCGGTGCCAGGAGAATGGGCAGGAGCCATCTCCCATTGCCCTGGAGCCAGGTCCTGAGCCCCGTCGGGCTAAACAGGAAGCCCGGAACCAGAAGCGGGCCCAGGGCCGTGGTGAGGTAGGCGCAGGGGCTGGCCCCGGGGCCCAGGCAGGGCCCAGCGCCAAGAGGGCTGTGCATCTCCGAAGAGGGCCAGAGGGGGAAGGGTCCAGAGATGGGCCTGGACCCCGGGGTGATGCCCCCCCCTTCTTGGCTGAGACAGCCACCCAG GCTGAAGCTGAGGAACAGCTCCGGGTACCACCACTGAACCCCCAGACCTGCCTCTTGGGCTCAGAGGAGAATCTAGTGCTCTTGGCAGGAGAGAAGACCGTGTCCACCAGGAATGATCCAGTCTCCCCAGCCATGACCcggagcagagaccctgagaaAGGTGACCGTTCCAAAGAGGAGATGGCAGTGGCAGCAGATGCTATAACCTTGGTGGATGGTaaag AGCCGGAGTCCATGGTGAACCTGGCATTCGTCAAGAATGACTCCTATGAGAAGGGGCCAGATTCAGTGGTGGTGCACGTGTACGTGAAAGAAATCCGCAGGGACACTTCTCGAGTACTCTTCCGCGAGCAGGACTTCACACTTATCTTCCAGACcag GGATGGAAACTTCCTGAGACTACACCCGGGCTGTGGGGCCCATACCATCTTCCGTTGGCAGGTGAAGCTCAG GAACCTGATTGAGCCCGAGCAGTGCACCTTCTGCTTCACGGCCTCTCGCATTGACATCTGTCTCCGTAAACGGCAAAGTCAGCGCTGGGGGGGCCTGGAGGCCCCAGCTGCACGAG TGGGTGGTGCAAAGGTTGCCGTGCCGACAGGTCCAACCCCTCTGGATTCAGCCCCACCAGGAAGTGccccccatcccctcacaggcCAGGAGGAAGCTCGGGCTGTGGAGAAGGAAAAACCCAAGGCTCGTTCTGAGGACACGGGGCTGGATGGTGTGGCGGCCCGCACCCCCATGGAGCATGTAGCCCCAAAGCCAGAGCCACACCTGGCCTCT CCCAAGCCCACATGTATGGTGCCTCCAATGCCCCATAGCCCCGTGAGCGGAGATAgtgtggaggaagaagaggaggaagagaagaaggtgtGTCTGCCAGGCTTCACTGGCCTTGTCAATCTGGGCAACACCTGCTTCATGAACAGTGTCATTCAATCTCTGTCTAACACTCGGGAGCTCCGGGACTTCTTCCACG ACCGCTCCTTTGAGGCTGAGATCAACTACAACAACCCACTGGGGACCGGTGGGCGTCTGGCAATTGGCTTTGCTGTACTGCTCCGGGCGCTGTGGAAGGGCACCCACCATGCCTTCCAACCTTCCAAGTTGAAG GCCATTGTGGCGAGCAAGGCCAGCCAGTTCACAGGCTATGCACAGCATGACGCCCAGGAGTTCATGGCTTTCTTGCTGGACGGGCTGCATGAAGACCTGAATCGCATTCAGAACAAGCCCTACACAGAGACCGTGGACTCGGATGGGCGGCCTGATGAG GTGGTAGCTGAAGAAGCATGGCAGCGGCATAAGATGAGGAACGACTCTTTCATCGTAGACCTATTTCAGGGCCAGTATAAGTCGAAGCTGGTGTGCCCTGTGTGTGCCAAG GTCTCCATCACTTTTGACCCATTCCTCTACCTGCCGGTGCCCTTGCCACAGAAGCAGAAGGTTCTCCCCGTCTTCTATTTTGCCCGGGAGCCCCACAGCAAGCCCATCAAG TTTCTGGTGAGCATCAGCAAGGAGAACTCCAGCGCAAGTGAAGTGTTGGACTCGCTCTCTCAGAGTGTGCACGTGAAGCCTGAGAACCTGCGTCTGGCTGAG GTGATTAAGAATCGTTTCCACCGTGTGTTCCTGCCCTCCCACTCATTGGACACTGTGTCCCCATCCGACACGCTCCTCTGCTTCGAGCTGCTATCCCCAGAGTTGGCTAAGGAGCGAGTGGTGGTGCTAGAGGTGCAGCAG CGCCCCCAGGTGCCCAGCGTCCCCATCTCCAAGTGTGCAGCCTGCCAGCGGAAGCAGCAGTCAGAGGATGAGAAGCTGAAGCGCTGTACCCGGTGCTACCGTGTCGGCTACTGTAACCA GCTCTGCCAGAAAACCCACTGGCCTGACCACAAGGGTCTCTGCCGCCCTGAGAACATTGGCTACCCATTTCTGGTCAGTGTACCTGCCTCACGTCTCACTTACGCTCGTCTTGCTCAGCTGCTAGAGGGGTACGCCCG GTACTCTGTGAGTGTATTCCAGCCACCCTTCCAGCCTGGACGCATGGCCTTGGAGTCCCAGGGCCCTAGCTGCACTACGTTGCTCTCCACTAGCTCCCTGGAGGCTGGGGACAGTGAGAGGGACCCGATTCAGCCGCCTGAGCTCCAGTTGGTGACCCCCGTGGCCGAGGGAGACACAGGGGTTCCACGGGCATGGGCAGCCCCTGACCGGGGCCCTGTGCCCAGCACCAGTGGAATTTCTTCAGAGGTGCTGGCCAGTGGGCCAGTTGAAGTTGGCTCCTTGCCTGCTGGTGAGAGGGTGTCTCGGCCCGAAG CTGCCGTGCCCGGATATCAACACCCAAGTGAAGCCACAAATGCCCACACACCCCagttcttcatctataaaattgacGCATCTAACCGAGAGCAACGGTTGGAGGATAAAG GAGACTCCCCGCTGGAGCTAGGTGAGGACTGCAGCCTGGCTCTCGTCTGGCGCAACAATGAGCGCCTGCAGGAGTTTGTGTTGGTAGCCTCCAAGGAGCTGGAGTGTGCTGAGGACCCAGGCTCTGCTGGGGAGGCTGCCCGTGCTGGCCACTTCACTCTGGACCAGTGCCTGAACCTCTTCACCCGGCCCGAGGTGCTGGCACCCGAGGAGGCTTG GTACTGCCCACAGTGTAAACAACACCGAGAGGCCTCCAAGCAGCTGCTGCTGTGGCGCCTTCCTAACGTACTCATTGTGCAGCTCAAGCGCTTTTCCTTTCGGAGTTTCATCTGGCGTGACAAGATCAATGACTTGGTGGAGTTCCCCGTTCG GAACTTGGACCTGAGCAAGTTCTGCATCGGTCAGAAAGAGGAACAGCTGCCTAGCTACGACCTCTATGCTGTCATCAACCACTACGGAGGCATGATCGGCGGCCACTACACCGCCTGTGCACGCCTGCCCAATGACCGCAGCAGCCAGCGCAGCGACGTGG GCTGGCGCTTGTTTGACGACAGCACGGTGACAACAGTAGACGAGAGCCAGGTCGTGACGCGTTATGCCTATGTACTCTTCTACCGCCGGCGGAACTCTCCTGTGGAGAGGCCCCCCAGGGCAGGTCACTCTGAGCACCACCCAGACCTGAGCCCTGCAGCTGAGGCTGCTGCCAGCCAG GCTTCCCGGATTTGGCAGGAGCTGGAGGCCGAGGAGGAACCGGTACCCGAGGGGCCTGTGCCCCTGGGTCCCTGGGGGCCCCAAGACTGGGTGGGCCCCCCACCACGTGGCCCTACCACCCTAGATGAAGGCTGCCTCCGGTACTTTGTTCTGGGCACCATGGCAGCTTTGGTGGCCCTCGTGCTCAACATGTTCTATCCTCTGGTATCCCAGAGTCGCTGGAGATGA
- the USP19 gene encoding ubiquitin carboxyl-terminal hydrolase 19 isoform X12, with translation MTRSRDPEKGDRSKEEMAVAADAITLVDGKEPESMVNLAFVKNDSYEKGPDSVVVHVYVKEIRRDTSRVLFREQDFTLIFQTRDGNFLRLHPGCGAHTIFRWQVKLRNLIEPEQCTFCFTASRIDICLRKRQSQRWGGLEAPAARGAVGGAKVAVPTGPTPLDSAPPGSAPHPLTGQEEARAVEKEKPKARSEDTGLDGVAARTPMEHVAPKPEPHLASPKPTCMVPPMPHSPVSGDSVEEEEEEEKKVCLPGFTGLVNLGNTCFMNSVIQSLSNTRELRDFFHDRSFEAEINYNNPLGTGGRLAIGFAVLLRALWKGTHHAFQPSKLKAIVASKASQFTGYAQHDAQEFMAFLLDGLHEDLNRIQNKPYTETVDSDGRPDEVVAEEAWQRHKMRNDSFIVDLFQGQYKSKLVCPVCAKVSITFDPFLYLPVPLPQKQKVLPVFYFAREPHSKPIKFLVSISKENSSASEVLDSLSQSVHVKPENLRLAEVIKNRFHRVFLPSHSLDTVSPSDTLLCFELLSPELAKERVVVLEVQQRPQVPSVPISKCAACQRKQQSEDEKLKRCTRCYRVGYCNQLCQKTHWPDHKGLCRPENIGYPFLVSVPASRLTYARLAQLLEGYARYSVSVFQPPFQPGRMALESQGPSCTTLLSTSSLEAGDSERDPIQPPELQLVTPVAEGDTGVPRAWAAPDRGPVPSTSGISSEVLASGPVEVGSLPAGERVSRPEAAVPGYQHPSEATNAHTPQFFIYKIDASNREQRLEDKGDSPLELGEDCSLALVWRNNERLQEFVLVASKELECAEDPGSAGEAARAGHFTLDQCLNLFTRPEVLAPEEAWYCPQCKQHREASKQLLLWRLPNVLIVQLKRFSFRSFIWRDKINDLVEFPVRNLDLSKFCIGQKEEQLPSYDLYAVINHYGGMIGGHYTACARLPNDRSSQRSDVGWRLFDDSTVTTVDESQVVTRYAYVLFYRRRNSPVERPPRAGHSEHHPDLSPAAEAAASQASRIWQELEAEEEPVPEGPVPLGPWGPQDWVGPPPRGPTTLDEGCLRYFVLGTMAALVALVLNMFYPLVSQSRWR, from the exons ATGACCcggagcagagaccctgagaaAGGTGACCGTTCCAAAGAGGAGATGGCAGTGGCAGCAGATGCTATAACCTTGGTGGATGGTaaag AGCCGGAGTCCATGGTGAACCTGGCATTCGTCAAGAATGACTCCTATGAGAAGGGGCCAGATTCAGTGGTGGTGCACGTGTACGTGAAAGAAATCCGCAGGGACACTTCTCGAGTACTCTTCCGCGAGCAGGACTTCACACTTATCTTCCAGACcag GGATGGAAACTTCCTGAGACTACACCCGGGCTGTGGGGCCCATACCATCTTCCGTTGGCAGGTGAAGCTCAG GAACCTGATTGAGCCCGAGCAGTGCACCTTCTGCTTCACGGCCTCTCGCATTGACATCTGTCTCCGTAAACGGCAAAGTCAGCGCTGGGGGGGCCTGGAGGCCCCAGCTGCACGAG GTGCAGTGGGTGGTGCAAAGGTTGCCGTGCCGACAGGTCCAACCCCTCTGGATTCAGCCCCACCAGGAAGTGccccccatcccctcacaggcCAGGAGGAAGCTCGGGCTGTGGAGAAGGAAAAACCCAAGGCTCGTTCTGAGGACACGGGGCTGGATGGTGTGGCGGCCCGCACCCCCATGGAGCATGTAGCCCCAAAGCCAGAGCCACACCTGGCCTCT CCCAAGCCCACATGTATGGTGCCTCCAATGCCCCATAGCCCCGTGAGCGGAGATAgtgtggaggaagaagaggaggaagagaagaaggtgtGTCTGCCAGGCTTCACTGGCCTTGTCAATCTGGGCAACACCTGCTTCATGAACAGTGTCATTCAATCTCTGTCTAACACTCGGGAGCTCCGGGACTTCTTCCACG ACCGCTCCTTTGAGGCTGAGATCAACTACAACAACCCACTGGGGACCGGTGGGCGTCTGGCAATTGGCTTTGCTGTACTGCTCCGGGCGCTGTGGAAGGGCACCCACCATGCCTTCCAACCTTCCAAGTTGAAG GCCATTGTGGCGAGCAAGGCCAGCCAGTTCACAGGCTATGCACAGCATGACGCCCAGGAGTTCATGGCTTTCTTGCTGGACGGGCTGCATGAAGACCTGAATCGCATTCAGAACAAGCCCTACACAGAGACCGTGGACTCGGATGGGCGGCCTGATGAG GTGGTAGCTGAAGAAGCATGGCAGCGGCATAAGATGAGGAACGACTCTTTCATCGTAGACCTATTTCAGGGCCAGTATAAGTCGAAGCTGGTGTGCCCTGTGTGTGCCAAG GTCTCCATCACTTTTGACCCATTCCTCTACCTGCCGGTGCCCTTGCCACAGAAGCAGAAGGTTCTCCCCGTCTTCTATTTTGCCCGGGAGCCCCACAGCAAGCCCATCAAG TTTCTGGTGAGCATCAGCAAGGAGAACTCCAGCGCAAGTGAAGTGTTGGACTCGCTCTCTCAGAGTGTGCACGTGAAGCCTGAGAACCTGCGTCTGGCTGAG GTGATTAAGAATCGTTTCCACCGTGTGTTCCTGCCCTCCCACTCATTGGACACTGTGTCCCCATCCGACACGCTCCTCTGCTTCGAGCTGCTATCCCCAGAGTTGGCTAAGGAGCGAGTGGTGGTGCTAGAGGTGCAGCAG CGCCCCCAGGTGCCCAGCGTCCCCATCTCCAAGTGTGCAGCCTGCCAGCGGAAGCAGCAGTCAGAGGATGAGAAGCTGAAGCGCTGTACCCGGTGCTACCGTGTCGGCTACTGTAACCA GCTCTGCCAGAAAACCCACTGGCCTGACCACAAGGGTCTCTGCCGCCCTGAGAACATTGGCTACCCATTTCTGGTCAGTGTACCTGCCTCACGTCTCACTTACGCTCGTCTTGCTCAGCTGCTAGAGGGGTACGCCCG GTACTCTGTGAGTGTATTCCAGCCACCCTTCCAGCCTGGACGCATGGCCTTGGAGTCCCAGGGCCCTAGCTGCACTACGTTGCTCTCCACTAGCTCCCTGGAGGCTGGGGACAGTGAGAGGGACCCGATTCAGCCGCCTGAGCTCCAGTTGGTGACCCCCGTGGCCGAGGGAGACACAGGGGTTCCACGGGCATGGGCAGCCCCTGACCGGGGCCCTGTGCCCAGCACCAGTGGAATTTCTTCAGAGGTGCTGGCCAGTGGGCCAGTTGAAGTTGGCTCCTTGCCTGCTGGTGAGAGGGTGTCTCGGCCCGAAG CTGCCGTGCCCGGATATCAACACCCAAGTGAAGCCACAAATGCCCACACACCCCagttcttcatctataaaattgacGCATCTAACCGAGAGCAACGGTTGGAGGATAAAG GAGACTCCCCGCTGGAGCTAGGTGAGGACTGCAGCCTGGCTCTCGTCTGGCGCAACAATGAGCGCCTGCAGGAGTTTGTGTTGGTAGCCTCCAAGGAGCTGGAGTGTGCTGAGGACCCAGGCTCTGCTGGGGAGGCTGCCCGTGCTGGCCACTTCACTCTGGACCAGTGCCTGAACCTCTTCACCCGGCCCGAGGTGCTGGCACCCGAGGAGGCTTG GTACTGCCCACAGTGTAAACAACACCGAGAGGCCTCCAAGCAGCTGCTGCTGTGGCGCCTTCCTAACGTACTCATTGTGCAGCTCAAGCGCTTTTCCTTTCGGAGTTTCATCTGGCGTGACAAGATCAATGACTTGGTGGAGTTCCCCGTTCG GAACTTGGACCTGAGCAAGTTCTGCATCGGTCAGAAAGAGGAACAGCTGCCTAGCTACGACCTCTATGCTGTCATCAACCACTACGGAGGCATGATCGGCGGCCACTACACCGCCTGTGCACGCCTGCCCAATGACCGCAGCAGCCAGCGCAGCGACGTGG GCTGGCGCTTGTTTGACGACAGCACGGTGACAACAGTAGACGAGAGCCAGGTCGTGACGCGTTATGCCTATGTACTCTTCTACCGCCGGCGGAACTCTCCTGTGGAGAGGCCCCCCAGGGCAGGTCACTCTGAGCACCACCCAGACCTGAGCCCTGCAGCTGAGGCTGCTGCCAGCCAG GCTTCCCGGATTTGGCAGGAGCTGGAGGCCGAGGAGGAACCGGTACCCGAGGGGCCTGTGCCCCTGGGTCCCTGGGGGCCCCAAGACTGGGTGGGCCCCCCACCACGTGGCCCTACCACCCTAGATGAAGGCTGCCTCCGGTACTTTGTTCTGGGCACCATGGCAGCTTTGGTGGCCCTCGTGCTCAACATGTTCTATCCTCTGGTATCCCAGAGTCGCTGGAGATGA